A single Cupriavidus sp. D39 DNA region contains:
- a CDS encoding pentapeptide MXKDX repeat protein encodes MNKLFTATLLSTTMLFAGHAFAQDAMKKDAMSSDSSMAKDTMSKDSMSKDKMSKSHDKMGKDKMGKDSMSKDAMSKDTMGKDAMGKDTKQ; translated from the coding sequence ATGAACAAACTTTTCACAGCCACACTGCTCTCGACCACGATGCTGTTCGCCGGTCATGCCTTTGCCCAGGACGCCATGAAGAAGGATGCCATGAGCAGTGACAGCAGCATGGCCAAGGACACCATGAGCAAGGACTCGATGAGCAAGGACAAGATGAGCAAGAGCCACGACAAGATGGGCAAGGACAAAATGGGCAAGGACAGCATGAGCAAGGACGCCATGAGCAAGGACACGATGGGCAAGGACGCCATGGGCAAGGATACGAAGCAGTGA
- a CDS encoding molybdopterin-dependent oxidoreductase, with translation MNKRKPIVTLDRRLILRDAVRELDMPSRRLFAKRVVTLGGLSMLTGCSLTDDASVERFLSAVSRFNDRVQGWLFDPSRLAPTYDESRMTRPFPFNAFYGEDEVPEVDAKDFRLEVGGLVARKASWTLDELYALPQTSQVTRHICVEGWSAIGKWGGTPFSEFLHRVGADTSAKYVGFRCADDYFTSIDMPTALHPQTLLTFTYDGETLPPKYGFPMKLRMPTKLGYKNPKHIMALYVTNTYPGGYWEDQGYNWFGGS, from the coding sequence ATGAACAAACGCAAACCCATCGTCACGCTCGACCGTCGTCTGATCCTGCGCGATGCCGTGCGCGAACTCGATATGCCCTCGCGCCGCCTGTTCGCCAAGCGCGTCGTCACGCTGGGCGGGCTGTCGATGCTGACGGGCTGCAGCCTGACCGACGATGCCTCGGTGGAACGCTTCCTTTCCGCGGTATCGCGCTTCAACGATCGCGTGCAAGGCTGGCTGTTCGACCCCAGCCGGCTCGCGCCTACCTATGACGAATCCCGCATGACAAGGCCGTTCCCGTTCAATGCCTTCTACGGCGAAGACGAGGTGCCCGAGGTCGACGCAAAGGATTTCCGCCTGGAAGTGGGCGGCCTGGTGGCACGCAAGGCATCCTGGACGCTCGACGAGCTCTACGCGCTGCCGCAGACCTCGCAGGTCACGCGCCATATCTGCGTGGAAGGCTGGAGCGCCATCGGCAAGTGGGGCGGCACGCCCTTCTCCGAGTTCCTGCATCGCGTGGGTGCCGACACCAGCGCGAAGTATGTGGGCTTTCGCTGCGCCGACGACTACTTCACCAGCATCGACATGCCCACCGCGCTGCACCCGCAGACGCTGCTGACCTTTACCTACGACGGGGAAACGCTGCCGCCCAAGTACGGCTTTCCCATGAAGCTGCGCATGCCGACCAAGCTTGGCTACAAGAACCCCAAGCACATCATGGCGCTGTACGTCACCAACACGTATCCCGGCGGTTACTGGGAAGACCAGGGATACAACTGGTTCGGCGGATCCTGA
- a CDS encoding cytochrome b/b6 domain-containing protein — MDTASQLSRTAHGRRGHSSATIQPAWVRITHWLNAIAVIIMMMSGWRIYNASPLFGLHFPKAITLGGWLGGALQWHFAAMWLLVANGLFYLLMNAITGRFRRRFLPLSVPAALRDIAAALRGRLAHPDLAEYNAAQKAMYLGVVVIIVLTVVSGLAIWKSVQFPLLRDLMGGYDAARWVHFVCMSAIVLFTVVHVAMVALVPRTLLIMLRGR; from the coding sequence GTGGACACAGCCTCCCAGCTATCGCGGACCGCGCACGGCCGCCGCGGACATTCGTCCGCCACCATCCAGCCGGCGTGGGTGCGCATCACCCATTGGCTTAACGCCATCGCCGTCATCATCATGATGATGAGCGGCTGGCGCATCTATAACGCGTCGCCGCTGTTCGGGCTGCATTTCCCCAAGGCCATCACGCTCGGCGGATGGCTGGGTGGCGCGCTGCAGTGGCACTTCGCCGCCATGTGGCTGCTGGTCGCCAACGGGCTGTTCTACCTGTTGATGAACGCCATCACCGGGCGGTTCCGCCGCCGCTTCCTGCCGCTGTCGGTGCCCGCCGCGCTGCGCGATATCGCCGCGGCGCTGCGCGGCCGGCTGGCGCACCCGGACCTGGCCGAATACAACGCGGCCCAGAAAGCCATGTATCTGGGCGTGGTGGTGATCATCGTGCTCACGGTGGTGTCCGGCCTGGCGATCTGGAAGTCGGTGCAGTTCCCGCTGCTGCGCGACCTGATGGGCGGCTACGACGCGGCGCGCTGGGTCCATTTCGTGTGCATGAGCGCCATCGTGCTGTTCACCGTCGTGCATGTGGCCATGGTGGCGCTGGTACCGCGCACCTTGCTGATCATGCTGCGCGGCCGCTGA
- the hisN gene encoding histidinol-phosphatase: MPLTAEQLTEYMDFAAGLAQAAGNASLPYFRSAPAVEDKGGRRFDPVTAADKAAERAMRDLILAKYPEHGILGEEEDRVAGSSPLTWVLDPIDGTRAFITGLPLWGTLIALNDGQRPVIGIMDQPFTRERFSGDGSQAWLNGQPLRTRPCADLAQAKLMCTTPEMFEDAAQFAAFRRVADAARMQRYGGDCYAYCMVAAGHVDAVVEAGLKAYDVQALIPIVQGAGGVMTSWTGGDAQQGGTVVACGDPRLHQQILALLNAPD; the protein is encoded by the coding sequence ATGCCACTGACCGCCGAGCAGCTCACCGAATACATGGACTTCGCCGCAGGCCTGGCGCAGGCGGCCGGCAACGCCAGCCTGCCGTACTTTCGCAGCGCCCCGGCGGTAGAGGACAAGGGCGGCCGGCGCTTCGACCCGGTCACCGCGGCCGACAAGGCCGCCGAGCGCGCCATGCGCGACCTGATCCTGGCGAAATACCCGGAGCACGGCATCCTTGGCGAGGAAGAAGACCGCGTGGCCGGCAGCTCGCCGCTGACCTGGGTGCTCGACCCCATCGACGGCACCCGTGCCTTTATTACGGGGCTGCCGCTCTGGGGCACGCTGATCGCGCTCAATGACGGCCAGCGTCCGGTGATCGGCATCATGGACCAGCCGTTCACGCGCGAGCGGTTCAGCGGCGATGGCAGCCAGGCATGGCTCAACGGCCAGCCCCTGCGCACGCGGCCGTGCGCCGACCTGGCGCAGGCCAAGCTGATGTGCACCACGCCGGAGATGTTCGAGGATGCGGCGCAGTTCGCCGCCTTCCGCCGCGTGGCGGACGCCGCTCGCATGCAGCGCTACGGCGGTGATTGCTATGCCTACTGCATGGTCGCCGCGGGCCATGTGGATGCCGTGGTCGAGGCTGGCCTGAAGGCATACGACGTGCAGGCGCTGATTCCCATCGTGCAAGGCGCCGGCGGCGTCATGACCAGTTGGACCGGCGGCGATGCGCAGCAGGGTGGCACAGTCGTTGCCTGTGGTGACCCGCGGCTGCACCAGCAAATCCTCGCGCTGCTGAATGCGCCTGATTGA
- a CDS encoding Hsp70 family protein, translating into MMSNACGLDFGTSNSTVGWCRPGQPTLLPLEDGKLTLPSVIFFHSEDPLVSYGRAALGDYLAGYEGRLMRSLKSLLGTSMIEDSTEVMGQAMPFRKLLSHFIGELKQRAETSAGASFDKVVLGRPVFFIDEDPKADQLAEQTLREIAADAGFKDIEFQYEPIAAAFDYEATISREELVLVADIGGGTSDFSLVRLSPERAGKVDRRGDILANGGVHIGGTDFDKSLSLASVMPFLGLGSELRNGKAMPSGQYFDLASWHTINLVYTRKAWSHVMDNYRDAADKVKLDRLISLIKQRAGHWLAIQVEAAKIALSGEPQTQLDLGRIAPGETMAISRADFDQSIGKLVGKTEVTVQALLRDAGVQADAIDTVLFTGGSSSVPLLRERLSELIPGAQRIEGDLFGGIGSGLALDARRKFG; encoded by the coding sequence ATGATGTCAAACGCTTGCGGCCTCGATTTCGGCACGTCCAATTCCACGGTGGGCTGGTGCCGGCCGGGACAACCCACGCTGTTGCCGCTGGAAGATGGCAAGCTCACGCTGCCCTCCGTGATCTTCTTTCATTCCGAGGATCCGCTGGTCAGCTACGGCCGCGCCGCGCTTGGCGACTACCTGGCGGGCTATGAGGGCCGGCTGATGCGCTCGCTCAAGAGCCTGCTCGGCACCTCGATGATAGAGGACAGCACCGAGGTCATGGGCCAGGCCATGCCGTTTCGCAAGCTGCTCTCGCACTTCATCGGCGAGCTCAAGCAGCGCGCCGAGACCTCGGCCGGCGCAAGCTTCGACAAGGTCGTGCTGGGCCGCCCGGTGTTCTTCATCGACGAAGACCCCAAGGCCGACCAGCTCGCCGAGCAGACGCTGCGCGAGATCGCCGCGGATGCCGGCTTCAAGGACATCGAGTTCCAGTACGAGCCGATCGCCGCGGCCTTCGACTACGAAGCCACGATCTCGCGCGAGGAACTGGTGCTGGTGGCCGACATCGGCGGCGGCACCTCCGACTTCTCGCTGGTGCGCCTGTCGCCCGAGCGGGCCGGCAAGGTCGACCGGCGTGGCGACATCCTGGCCAATGGCGGCGTGCACATCGGCGGCACGGACTTCGACAAGAGCCTGAGCCTGGCGAGCGTGATGCCGTTCCTGGGCCTGGGCAGCGAGCTGCGCAACGGCAAGGCGATGCCTTCGGGCCAGTACTTCGACCTGGCGAGCTGGCATACCATCAACCTGGTCTACACCCGCAAGGCGTGGTCGCACGTGATGGACAACTATCGCGATGCCGCCGACAAGGTAAAACTGGACCGGCTGATCAGCCTGATCAAGCAGCGCGCCGGCCACTGGCTGGCGATCCAGGTGGAAGCCGCCAAGATCGCCTTGTCGGGCGAGCCGCAGACGCAGCTCGACCTCGGGCGCATCGCGCCGGGCGAGACCATGGCGATCAGCCGCGCTGACTTTGACCAGTCCATCGGCAAGCTGGTTGGCAAGACCGAGGTGACCGTGCAGGCGTTGCTGCGCGATGCGGGCGTGCAGGCGGATGCAATAGACACGGTGTTGTTTACCGGCGGCTCGAGCAGCGTGCCTTTGCTGCGCGAGCGGTTGTCCGAGCTGATCCCGGGGGCGCAGCGGATCGAGGGCGATCTGTTTGGCGGCATCGGTTCCGGGCTGGCGCTGGATGCGCGGCGGAAGTTTGGGTGA
- the ppk2 gene encoding polyphosphate kinase 2: MRPDENELIRRIHREVADHYDEELELELEDHHVDTLFGDAGGGLDDDERAARRLYFRELFRLQGELVKLQSWVVETGHKVVILFEGRDAAGKGGVIKRITQRLNPRVARVAALPAPNDRERTQWYFQRYVSHLPAAGEIVLFDRSWYNRAGVERVMGFCTDDQYEEFFRSVPEFERMLVRSGIQVIKYWFSISDEEQHLRFLSRIHDPLKQWKLSPMDLESRRRWEDYTRAKEIMLERTHIDEAPWWVVQAVDKKKARLNCIHHLLQQMPYEERVQPAVVLPQRERHDDYARQPVPDNMIVPEIY, encoded by the coding sequence ATGAGACCAGACGAGAACGAGCTGATTCGGCGTATCCACCGCGAGGTGGCCGATCACTATGACGAAGAACTCGAGCTGGAGCTGGAAGACCACCATGTCGATACGCTGTTCGGCGACGCCGGCGGCGGCCTGGACGACGATGAGCGGGCCGCGCGGCGCCTGTACTTCCGTGAGCTGTTCCGTCTGCAGGGCGAGCTGGTCAAGCTGCAAAGCTGGGTGGTGGAAACCGGCCACAAGGTCGTGATCCTGTTCGAAGGGCGCGACGCGGCCGGCAAGGGCGGCGTGATCAAGCGCATCACCCAGCGGCTCAATCCGCGCGTGGCCCGGGTGGCAGCGCTGCCGGCGCCCAACGACCGCGAGCGCACCCAGTGGTATTTCCAGCGCTATGTCTCGCACCTGCCGGCGGCCGGCGAGATCGTGCTGTTCGACCGCAGCTGGTACAACCGCGCCGGCGTGGAGCGCGTGATGGGTTTTTGCACCGACGACCAGTACGAGGAGTTCTTCCGCTCGGTGCCGGAGTTCGAACGCATGCTGGTGCGCTCCGGCATCCAGGTGATCAAGTACTGGTTCTCGATCTCCGACGAAGAGCAGCACCTGCGCTTCCTCAGCCGCATCCACGATCCGCTCAAGCAGTGGAAGCTCAGCCCGATGGATCTCGAATCCCGCCGGCGCTGGGAGGACTACACCCGCGCCAAGGAAATCATGCTGGAGCGCACGCATATCGACGAGGCGCCGTGGTGGGTGGTGCAGGCGGTCGACAAGAAGAAGGCGCGCCTCAATTGCATCCATCACCTGCTGCAGCAGATGCCTTATGAAGAGCGCGTGCAGCCGGCCGTGGTGCTGCCGCAGCGCGAGCGGCACGACGACTACGCGCGCCAGCCGGTGCCGGACAACATGATCGTGCCGGAAATCTACTGA
- a CDS encoding DUF1289 domain-containing protein, whose amino-acid sequence MSVESPCVKICKFDDATGYCKGCLRTRKECKQWKELKNKKCRKIIEARPQREAELRHVKKKD is encoded by the coding sequence ATGAGCGTGGAGTCGCCCTGCGTCAAGATCTGCAAGTTCGACGACGCCACCGGCTACTGCAAGGGCTGCCTGCGCACGCGCAAGGAATGCAAGCAGTGGAAGGAACTGAAGAACAAGAAATGCAGGAAGATCATCGAGGCACGGCCGCAGCGGGAGGCGGAGCTGCGGCACGTGAAGAAGAAGGACTGA
- a CDS encoding alpha/beta hydrolase gives MQEWLAALEKITDEEALPRFRPRFLSFLLALPLVGLGACSTSDVLNGLTQSKAYALSASVPYGDGPRARLDIYAPRQPACAGKAPVVVFFYGGTWSSGEKADYAFVAAALAARGILTVIPDYRLYPEVSYPDFLVDNARAVAWTRSEIASYGGDPRRLFLMGHSAGGYNAAMLALDARWLGRFDMSPTLLRGWIGLAGVYDFLPIENRQAQPVFHHPDYPPGSQPIDYADARSPAAFIGVDDGDRLVNPQRNSAQMARRLEQGGVPVQYRSYARLSHTLLIGVFADPLHWLAPVRDDVADFILRRADCGSAA, from the coding sequence ATGCAAGAATGGCTGGCGGCACTTGAAAAAATTACCGACGAGGAAGCCTTGCCAAGGTTCAGACCGCGCTTTCTTTCATTCCTCCTGGCGCTGCCGCTGGTCGGCCTTGGCGCCTGCTCCACGTCGGACGTGCTCAATGGCTTAACCCAAAGCAAAGCCTATGCCCTGAGCGCCAGCGTGCCCTACGGCGATGGCCCGCGCGCCAGGCTCGACATCTACGCGCCGCGCCAGCCTGCGTGTGCAGGCAAGGCGCCGGTCGTGGTGTTCTTCTACGGGGGCACCTGGAGCAGCGGCGAAAAGGCCGACTACGCCTTCGTCGCGGCAGCGCTGGCTGCGCGCGGCATCCTGACCGTGATCCCGGACTACCGCCTCTATCCCGAAGTCAGCTATCCGGATTTCCTGGTGGACAACGCGCGCGCGGTCGCGTGGACGCGGAGCGAGATCGCCAGCTACGGCGGCGACCCGCGGCGGCTGTTCCTGATGGGGCACAGCGCGGGCGGCTACAACGCCGCCATGCTCGCGCTCGATGCGCGCTGGCTCGGCCGCTTCGACATGAGCCCCACCCTGCTGCGCGGCTGGATCGGGCTGGCCGGGGTCTACGATTTCCTGCCGATCGAGAACCGCCAGGCGCAGCCGGTGTTCCATCATCCGGACTATCCACCCGGCTCGCAGCCGATCGACTACGCCGATGCACGCTCACCCGCAGCCTTCATCGGCGTGGACGACGGCGACCGCCTGGTCAACCCGCAGCGCAATTCCGCACAAATGGCCAGGCGGCTGGAACAAGGCGGCGTGCCGGTGCAGTACCGCAGCTATGCGCGCCTGTCCCACACGCTGCTGATCGGCGTGTTCGCCGACCCGCTGCACTGGCTGGCGCCGGTGCGCGACGACGTGGCCGACTTCATCCTGCGGCGCGCCGATTGCGGGAGCGCGGCATGA
- a CDS encoding cation:proton antiporter has protein sequence MFGTWAWVIGTLLITMGLISSQVKRLPLSASALYLLFGIGLGPWGLGLIRGDVTDRDHAAALEIVTEIALLVSLFAVGLRLRVHPRDRLWRIALRLATVGMLLTIAMLFAIGFWIMGLPAGVALLLAAILAPTDPVLASDVQVEDTQDRDRMRFSLTGEGGLNDGAAFPFVILALGLMGGQDPGIAWQRWLWVDLLWASLAGLALGWSMGWLCSRAVLALRKRRRGAVGMESFFAVGLIGLAYGAALAVHSYGFLAVFAAGMAMRHVEHEENQDIEPDEVLGATVFSEQESTAVQHDKAAAYLAHTVSEFSLDLERLAELSVMVAVGALLSVRMLRWEYLGLGLALILVVRPLAVAISTIGVALQPAQRRLMAWFGVRGIGSVYYLAYALAHGADFRHGAMLADATLCVVVLSVVLHGSSATPLMAMYRRWRGAAKA, from the coding sequence TTGTTCGGCACCTGGGCATGGGTCATCGGCACGCTGCTCATCACCATGGGCTTGATCAGTTCGCAGGTAAAGCGGCTGCCGCTGTCGGCGTCGGCGCTCTACCTGCTGTTCGGCATCGGGCTCGGGCCGTGGGGGCTTGGCCTGATCCGGGGCGACGTGACGGATCGCGATCATGCGGCCGCGCTGGAGATCGTGACCGAGATCGCCCTGCTGGTATCGCTGTTCGCGGTGGGGCTGCGGCTGCGCGTGCATCCGCGCGATCGCCTCTGGCGCATTGCGCTGCGGCTGGCCACGGTGGGCATGCTGCTGACCATCGCCATGCTGTTCGCGATCGGCTTCTGGATCATGGGCTTGCCGGCGGGCGTGGCCCTGCTGCTCGCGGCCATCCTGGCGCCCACCGATCCGGTGCTGGCCTCCGACGTGCAGGTCGAGGATACGCAGGACCGCGACCGGATGCGCTTTAGCCTGACCGGGGAGGGCGGGCTCAACGACGGCGCCGCGTTTCCCTTCGTCATCCTCGCGCTTGGCCTGATGGGCGGGCAGGATCCCGGCATTGCCTGGCAGCGCTGGCTGTGGGTCGACCTGCTGTGGGCCTCCCTGGCCGGCCTGGCGCTGGGCTGGAGCATGGGCTGGCTGTGCAGCCGCGCGGTGCTGGCCCTGCGCAAGCGCCGGCGTGGCGCGGTCGGCATGGAGAGCTTCTTCGCCGTGGGCCTGATCGGGCTGGCTTACGGCGCCGCGCTGGCCGTGCACAGCTACGGCTTCCTGGCGGTGTTTGCCGCCGGCATGGCCATGCGCCACGTCGAGCACGAGGAGAACCAGGACATCGAGCCCGACGAAGTGCTGGGCGCGACCGTGTTCTCGGAGCAGGAGAGCACGGCCGTGCAGCACGACAAGGCTGCCGCCTACCTGGCCCACACCGTCAGCGAGTTCTCGCTGGACCTGGAGCGGCTCGCCGAGCTTAGCGTGATGGTGGCGGTGGGCGCGCTGCTGTCCGTGCGGATGCTGCGCTGGGAGTACCTCGGCCTGGGGCTGGCGCTGATCCTGGTGGTGCGCCCGCTGGCCGTGGCGATCTCCACCATCGGGGTTGCGCTGCAGCCGGCGCAGCGCCGGCTCATGGCCTGGTTCGGCGTGCGCGGCATCGGCTCGGTCTACTACCTGGCCTATGCCCTTGCGCATGGCGCGGATTTCCGCCATGGGGCCATGCTGGCCGACGCCACGCTCTGCGTGGTGGTGCTATCGGTGGTGCTGCATGGCTCATCGGCCACGCCCCTGATGGCGATGTACCGGCGCTGGCGCGGCGCCGCCAAGGCCTGA
- a CDS encoding M30 family zinc metallopeptidase encodes MRQRTGLLAALLAAMSVAACGGGGGDAPAANQVPASPSVPVVNAPVAAVPPTLAPACSGCSAVDASSYSGSGVGVWSASNTNGVPVDVPVAIGGVNGKAVTLLYTNGAAAQAMPASLSLSVIQSVLGNLSIQSVSAGQDEQTLRDIAEFNRAGWAALAGGKRVASLSEIAPPPPLASVVNDTKSWYHTDGTRRAATLVKQVTTGDTTTVNIWVETTESVPGKITGTLVDTLAAAFAGGGGIYDMLTSVGGPLWGAHSYNNLIAGSGQSVDIVVLKLRQQQQAIWYRGLFLGPA; translated from the coding sequence TTGCGCCAACGCACAGGCCTGCTGGCCGCCCTGCTGGCCGCCATGTCTGTCGCCGCCTGTGGTGGCGGTGGCGGCGATGCGCCCGCTGCCAACCAGGTGCCTGCCAGCCCCTCGGTGCCAGTCGTCAACGCGCCCGTAGCAGCGGTGCCACCCACGCTGGCGCCCGCCTGCAGCGGCTGCAGCGCCGTGGACGCGAGCAGTTACTCGGGTTCCGGCGTCGGCGTCTGGTCCGCCTCCAACACCAACGGCGTGCCAGTCGACGTGCCGGTTGCCATCGGCGGCGTGAACGGCAAGGCCGTGACGCTGCTCTACACCAACGGCGCCGCGGCGCAGGCCATGCCGGCCAGCCTGTCGCTGTCGGTCATCCAGTCCGTGCTGGGCAACCTGTCGATCCAGTCGGTTTCCGCCGGGCAGGACGAACAAACGCTGCGCGACATCGCCGAGTTCAATCGCGCCGGCTGGGCGGCACTGGCCGGCGGCAAGCGCGTGGCCAGCCTCTCGGAGATCGCGCCGCCACCGCCGCTCGCTTCCGTGGTCAACGATACCAAGAGCTGGTATCACACCGACGGCACGCGCCGCGCCGCCACGCTGGTCAAGCAAGTGACGACGGGAGACACCACCACCGTCAACATCTGGGTGGAGACCACCGAGTCGGTGCCCGGCAAGATCACCGGCACCCTCGTCGATACGCTGGCTGCGGCCTTCGCCGGCGGCGGCGGCATCTACGACATGCTGACCTCGGTCGGCGGCCCCTTGTGGGGCGCGCACAGCTACAACAACCTCATCGCCGGCAGCGGCCAGTCGGTGGATATCGTCGTGCTCAAGCTTCGACAACAACAACAGGCCATTTGGTACCGTGGGCTATTTCTGGGGCCTGCATAG
- a CDS encoding M30 family zinc metallopeptidase has protein sequence MGYFWGLHSLKATSDSRSNESLSLYLDSETLYLGGAEGLKSMKMTMAHEGMHMQNFYRRGVKAGQQYAFDSWLEEMSAMMMEDFASNTIDASYNAIRDVRFRDYVSYGNGNYNCNMLNFTGFGATCESYSVSGSFGGFLDRQLGLAFYKDLLGRTSSADSKTVLDQAIKAARPDSGFTQELLRWTVTSNSLMPAASSPARYGYPARVDGGFTLPLIDPDLFRASRKLPVAVPSTLQPYGSFPVVRSNVGATFSETVRVPAGTTLSVVVY, from the coding sequence GTGGGCTATTTCTGGGGCCTGCATAGCCTGAAGGCCACCTCGGATTCGCGCAGCAACGAGTCCCTGTCGCTCTATCTCGATTCCGAGACCCTGTACCTGGGCGGCGCCGAAGGCCTGAAGTCGATGAAGATGACCATGGCGCACGAGGGGATGCATATGCAGAACTTCTACCGCCGCGGCGTCAAGGCCGGCCAGCAGTACGCATTCGACAGCTGGCTGGAAGAAATGTCCGCGATGATGATGGAGGACTTTGCCAGCAACACCATCGACGCCAGCTACAACGCGATCCGCGACGTGCGCTTCAGGGACTACGTGAGCTACGGCAATGGCAACTACAACTGCAACATGCTGAACTTCACCGGCTTCGGCGCTACCTGCGAGAGCTATTCGGTGTCGGGCAGCTTCGGCGGCTTCCTTGACCGGCAGCTCGGCCTGGCCTTCTACAAGGACCTGCTGGGCCGCACTTCCAGCGCGGATTCCAAGACCGTGCTCGACCAGGCCATCAAGGCCGCGCGCCCGGACTCCGGCTTCACCCAGGAACTGTTGCGCTGGACCGTCACCAGCAATTCGCTGATGCCAGCCGCCTCGTCACCGGCGCGCTACGGCTACCCGGCCCGTGTCGATGGCGGCTTTACGCTCCCGCTGATCGATCCGGACCTGTTCCGTGCCTCGCGCAAGCTGCCGGTGGCCGTGCCCTCCACGTTGCAGCCGTATGGTAGTTTTCCGGTGGTTCGCAGCAATGTCGGCGCCACGTTCAGCGAGACCGTGCGCGTGCCTGCCGGCACTACGCTATCCGTAGTGGTGTACTGA
- a CDS encoding substrate-binding domain-containing protein — MIRISILPHLQIRDDSDAASAPLDVSRLVALLGHIERTGSISQSAQATGLSYRYAWGILRDAQTLFGGALIAKTRGRGSALSPLAQQLVWASKRIAARLSPTLESLASELEIELKKLVDQPGPTLRLHASHGFAVAALHDFLEAHQVRHDLKYCGSLEAVAALAQGACDIAGFHVPIGEFEGEMLASFATWIRPETHCLIQLAVRSQGIFVRPGNPKQVTTLQDLCRADVRFVNRQTGSGTRLLLDLMLKARGIDSGRIEGYSNGEFTHAAVAAYIGSGMADAGFGVETAARRFGLDFVPVLKERYFFVIERERLQSPTLAGAVAALRSAGFRQVVDALPGYEGSLTGTVLTLEEAFPDRPGPSD; from the coding sequence ATGATTCGCATCTCGATCCTGCCCCACCTCCAAATCCGCGACGACAGCGATGCCGCCAGCGCCCCACTCGACGTGTCCCGCCTGGTGGCCTTGCTCGGGCATATCGAGCGCACAGGCAGCATCAGCCAGTCGGCGCAGGCCACCGGCCTGTCCTACCGCTACGCCTGGGGCATCCTGCGCGACGCGCAAACCCTGTTCGGCGGCGCGCTGATTGCCAAGACCCGCGGGCGCGGCAGCGCGCTCTCGCCGCTGGCGCAGCAACTGGTGTGGGCCAGCAAGCGCATTGCCGCGCGGCTCTCCCCCACGCTGGAAAGCCTGGCATCGGAACTGGAAATCGAACTGAAGAAACTGGTCGACCAGCCGGGCCCCACGCTGCGCCTGCACGCCAGCCATGGCTTCGCGGTGGCGGCGCTGCATGACTTCCTGGAGGCGCACCAGGTGCGCCACGACCTGAAGTACTGCGGCAGCCTTGAGGCGGTTGCAGCACTTGCGCAAGGTGCCTGCGACATTGCCGGCTTCCACGTGCCGATCGGCGAATTCGAGGGGGAAATGCTGGCGAGCTTTGCCACGTGGATTCGCCCCGAGACCCATTGCCTGATCCAGCTGGCGGTTCGCTCGCAGGGCATCTTCGTGCGCCCCGGCAATCCGAAGCAGGTCACCACGCTGCAAGATCTCTGCCGCGCCGATGTGCGCTTCGTCAACCGCCAGACCGGCTCCGGCACGCGGCTGCTGCTGGATCTGATGCTCAAGGCGCGCGGCATCGACAGCGGGCGCATCGAGGGTTACAGCAATGGCGAGTTCACCCATGCCGCGGTGGCCGCCTATATCGGCAGCGGCATGGCGGATGCGGGATTCGGCGTGGAAACCGCGGCGCGCCGCTTCGGGCTGGATTTCGTGCCGGTGCTCAAAGAACGGTATTTCTTTGTGATCGAGCGGGAGCGCCTGCAAAGCCCGACGCTGGCCGGCGCCGTGGCGGCACTCAGGAGCGCCGGTTTCCGGCAGGTGGTGGACGCCCTGCCCGGCTATGAAGGCAGCCTGACGGGCACGGTACTGACACTGGAAGAGGCGTTCCCGGACCGCCCGGGCCCGAGCGACTGA
- a CDS encoding formate dehydrogenase subunit gamma: protein MSDSAAKSAANAVRDPVARIVAARRDMPGALLPILYEIQDTVGYVPADALPEIARALNLSRAEVHGVVTFYHHFRDSKPGRHVVQVCRAEACQSVGSEALAAHAERALGCGFHETTADGEFTLEPVYCLGQCACGPAVMIDGLLAGRVTPQRFDALIKACADTAQDQAAEVPA, encoded by the coding sequence ATGTCTGATTCAGCCGCCAAATCAGCCGCTAATGCCGTGCGCGACCCGGTCGCCCGCATTGTGGCCGCGCGCCGCGATATGCCGGGCGCCTTGCTGCCCATCCTCTATGAGATCCAGGATACGGTGGGCTACGTGCCCGCCGACGCCCTGCCCGAGATTGCGCGCGCGCTCAACCTGTCGCGCGCCGAAGTGCATGGCGTGGTGACCTTCTATCATCACTTTCGCGATAGCAAGCCGGGCCGGCACGTGGTCCAGGTCTGCCGCGCGGAAGCGTGCCAGTCGGTTGGCAGCGAGGCCCTTGCCGCGCACGCCGAGCGCGCGCTGGGCTGCGGATTTCATGAAACCACCGCCGATGGCGAATTCACGCTCGAGCCGGTGTACTGCCTCGGCCAGTGCGCCTGTGGCCCGGCCGTGATGATCGATGGGCTTCTGGCCGGCCGCGTCACGCCGCAGCGCTTCGATGCCTTGATCAAAGCCTGCGCCGATACCGCCCAGGACCAGGCAGCGGAGGTGCCGGCATGA